The Nonlabens sp. Hel1_33_55 genome contains the following window.
AATGGAACCACAGATTTTGCAACGACAACGACTTCAAATATTGAGCGCGAAGGAAAAGTCAGCATTGGTAGCTCTTTGAACACCGGTAAATTTAATGTTGATGTCGTTTCTGCAAATAATTCAGCTGACCCTATCGCATTGAAAGTAGAAAATAACAATACTGGAACTGGATCAGTGAATACCTATAGCGCGTATCTAGAAAATAAGAGTGCCGTTGGTGGCAGTGGAATTAAATATGGCATACGGTCTGAAGTAAGCTCTGCTGGGAATAGCGATCGTGTTGGTATATACAATAATGTAATATCAAGCGGCAGTGCTGCTCGAGGTGTTATTGGAATCAATAATGTGGTTGGTGGAACATCTGGAACTACAGCAATCAATATAGGTATACGATCAGAAATTGGGACGCCTGCAAGTGACGCCAATAGTTTTGGTATTTACAGTATCGCTAGAGGGAACGACCTTAGAAACAACTATTCTGGATGGTTTCAAGGTGACAAATTTGCTATTAAAAATGAAGATAATTCTGACGGTTATGAGCTTCCTGTCATTTCAGGTACGTCAGGTCAAGTCTTGACGACTAATGGAACAGACACTGCTACATGGTCTGATCTTCCCGCGGCTTCTAGTTCACCAGTTTTTTTTAATGAAGGAACCGAAATTGCCGCTAGCAATACTACGGATAATGTTTGGAGAGAAGGGCATTTGAGTTTAGGTACAAACTCAAGTAATGGATTGCTTACTGCAACCATTGAGGCAGACGACTCCAACGGTCCACGTCAGGCTGGTTATTTTACTAATGATGATGAAAATCCTGCAAGCCCATTGACGTATGATACCTATGGTGTTAGAATAGATAATGATTCTGAAACAAGTGGACATAAGTATGGATTGAGAGTTAATCTCAATGCTGATGGTACAGGTGATCGTACTGGAATATATAATTCTTTTACCCATCAGACCGGGTCGTCTGGTACAAGCACATCGATAGCTTTTGATAATGAAACAAGATTTGCTCGTGGCACTGGCGATACTTATGGAATTAGAAATCGTGTCAACAACACCTCAAATAATAGCGGGAATGTTTATGCTCTATATAGCGAGGTTACTGATGCCGGTGCAGGTACCGGTATGCGTTATGCGGGATTATTTAATGGAACAATTGGTATAGGTGACCCTGCAAGAACTACTGGATATGATTTCCCAACTGATCGCGGTACCGCAGGCCAAGTCTTAACAACTGATGGCGCTGGTGTTGCGAGTTGGCAACCAGTTACTTTTACTGAGGTTGATGGTAGCGTTACAAATGAAGGTTCATTATCGGTTACGGCAGATACTGGCACTGATGATAACGCCGCAGTGATTGCTAGTAATACTGATAGTAATACAGTAACAATAGTTGGTGCTTCGGGTATTTCTATAAATGAGGACGCAACGACGAGAACTATTACATTGAAATCAAGCAATAACTCTTTAGTAAGGGCCCACCTTTCTAGTCAGTGGCAGCCCACTGGTTCATCTCCTACGTCATTTATTAAGATACCATTTGACGTGACATCAATTGATCTGGAATCGGAATTTAATCCTACTACCAATCAGTTTGTAGCTAAAGAACCAGGATATTATAGAGTTTCAATTAGCGTGATTACCAATAACTATGTTGGGAATAGTATCATTGACTCAGGAGGAGACAATATTTTTATAGGTAATTCAACTCATGGTCTAGTATTACGCAAAAACTCGACAGTAGTAGCATCTGACTTCAGAAAACATCTCGCAGATTCCGGAAGCGACAATAATATTGTTAGAAAAATTGATGATGTAGTTCAACTAAATACTGGTGATACACTTGAGGCTGGTTTCAGCGACAACAATGCTCAATTAAGTAGTGACGCAGCGAGAAATTATATAATTATTGAAAAGATCAGATAAATTGTTTAACACACAAAAATCCCAGCCTAACGGCTGGGATTTTTTTTTCATCCTGCAAATAACTAGCTAATTCAAACCCTAATTACTTCAAGGAAATCATTCGCTTCGGTTGTGGTAATGCTTCTTCCTTTTTTGGAAGTTCAATGCTTAGAATTCCGTTTTCATAGGATCCTTTGATGGAATCCTGATTTACGGTTTCTGGCAAGTTGAAACTTCTCTTGAAAGATTTCTTTACAAATTCCTTTCTGGTAAACTGCTCTGTTCTCTCTTCATTCTCTTCTTGAACTTCTGACGAAATGGTCAAGACATCCTTGTCTACCTCGATGGCTACATCTTCTTTAGTAAAACCTGGAATAATCATTTCAAGATGGAAACCTTCATCGTTTTCTGAGATATTTACCGCTGGCTGACTTGTTCTCACCGCAGTACCTCCAGAATAATCATTGTTAAACATTTCATCTATTAAAGATGGTAACCAATTATTTGCTGTTCTATGTGCTAATTTCATAATTGAAAATTTTTAAATTAATATTTACAAAAAGGAATAGTCAAATAAAATACCAAAGGAAAAAAGCGACACAATGTCGTTTTTTATTCAAATATATATGTCATGTTGTCTAATTACTGGTCTCAGAGTGAATTTCTAACAGTTCACTTGGCGGAATTTCTCCATGTGGATAACGCTCCATTGTGCTCAATAATTTGTTAACGGTCACACCACGTATACCGTATCTTAAGGCAATCTCATGCAATAATTGTAACTCGCTATCATCCACATTTCCATCAATATGCATCATCAACATCAACCTATGAAAATGGATGATTCTTTTGATAAACTGTTTGGGCGGTTTGACGGGTTCATTATCTGGATTTTGTAGCATATCATTCAGCTGCTCCTCACCTACCTCAATGCGCACAGCAATAGCTTTTATAAATTCGATCTCTTCCTTTTTGAGGTGATTATCAGCATGAGCCATGGCTATCAACTCTTTTAAAATATCGGTTTTTTCCTGTATGGTGTAGGACATAACAAGCAAGCTTTCTGTGAAAATAATCAATCCTTATGAAATTATTAACCCATGAGCACGCCCTACACCATAAATTTAACCTATGATTATAATTACCCGCCTACGTTCCTTTTTCAATGTCATTACCAGTACGATAGCCTTTTATCCCACACTATACTCCATAGTTGCGGTATTCTTTGCATTTGCAATGATCTATGCAGAATCTCGTGGTGTTTCAGGTTTCCTACAAGAAAATGCTCCAGTACTGGTTATCAATAATCGGGATACCGCACGTAATTTATTGACCACACTCATCGCCGGTGGATTGAGCATGCTGGTCTTTTCATTCTCAATGGTAATGCTACTTTTGAGTCAGGCAGCTGCAAATTATTCCCCACGGGTATTGCCCAGCCTGATATCCAATAGACGACACCAGACGATATTAGGAATTTTCCTCGCCATGATCCTTTACAACATCATCACCATGATGGCGATTGAACCAGATGGAGACAATTACCAACTACCTGGATTTTCAGTATTACTAGGCATCATAAGCGCTGTATTTGCACTGGGCGCGTTTGTGTATTTTATTCACAGCATCTCTTCCAGCATACAGATCAATAATATATTGAATAATATTTATTCGCTTTCGCGAAAGCGATTACAAGAACTAGTTGAAGATCATGACTACGGTCATAGTTTTCCAGATTCATCAGATTGGTACGTTTATCCCACCAACCGAAGCGGTACCATCCAAAACATCAGCATTTCAGGCTTATTGGATCTTGCCCAGGATTGCAATACTAAATTAGATGTATTAGTTACTAAAGGGCTTTATACATTCACAGATCAAGAATACGTCAAGTCAGAAAAAGAGCTCACAGACGACCAAATTCTAGAGCTAGAAAAAAACTTCAATTACACAGAATCAGAACTGGTTAGCGATAACTACGTGTTGGGCTTCAAGCAAATTACTGAAATAGGTATTAAGGCCATGTCACCTGGAATCAATGATCCAGGAACAGCTCTGGACACGATCAATTATTTAACCGAATTGTTTGCATTGCGTTTGCAAAAAAGTGATGAAAGTATCGTCCTGGATGAAGATAATAATCCAGTAATCAACCTTAAAGTTATCT
Protein-coding sequences here:
- a CDS encoding Hsp20/alpha crystallin family protein, whose protein sequence is MKLAHRTANNWLPSLIDEMFNNDYSGGTAVRTSQPAVNISENDEGFHLEMIIPGFTKEDVAIEVDKDVLTISSEVQEENEERTEQFTRKEFVKKSFKRSFNLPETVNQDSIKGSYENGILSIELPKKEEALPQPKRMISLK
- a CDS encoding TerB family tellurite resistance protein; protein product: MSYTIQEKTDILKELIAMAHADNHLKKEEIEFIKAIAVRIEVGEEQLNDMLQNPDNEPVKPPKQFIKRIIHFHRLMLMMHIDGNVDDSELQLLHEIALRYGIRGVTVNKLLSTMERYPHGEIPPSELLEIHSETSN
- a CDS encoding DUF2254 domain-containing protein, which codes for MIIITRLRSFFNVITSTIAFYPTLYSIVAVFFAFAMIYAESRGVSGFLQENAPVLVINNRDTARNLLTTLIAGGLSMLVFSFSMVMLLLSQAAANYSPRVLPSLISNRRHQTILGIFLAMILYNIITMMAIEPDGDNYQLPGFSVLLGIISAVFALGAFVYFIHSISSSIQINNILNNIYSLSRKRLQELVEDHDYGHSFPDSSDWYVYPTNRSGTIQNISISGLLDLAQDCNTKLDVLVTKGLYTFTDQEYVKSEKELTDDQILELEKNFNYTESELVSDNYVLGFKQITEIGIKAMSPGINDPGTALDTINYLTELFALRLQKSDESIVLDEDNNPVINLKVISFKELIFNVLAPYRTYCKHDVTVMQKLLSMISQLLQVEAKEDYYKEILTREATMMMEDANKSINNPIDLLVLQGIYDRMNITD